CCATTTACTTGGATAGGCTATTATCCAGTGGTTAAGTGAGAGACTTTTACCAGCGATTGGTCCTGGGAAAGTTTTGGTACTGGATAATCTGCAGCGGTTAGAAAGATGGTAGAAGCGGCTAGATGTCGCTTGGTTTATTTACCAAGATATTCACCTGATTTGAATCCAATTGATAAAACGGTGGGTTAACCATGCGTGGAGTTTAACCAAACGGAACCTACGCTCTCTCGTGGATGAAGCTATCCGTTTTATACGTTAACCTTTGTCAGCTTAGCTGTAACACTATCGCTACCAGCTCGGTGTAACGCGCCATCTGCGCCCACACCTGACGGCGAGTCGGCTCCGGCGCACACAATCAGCACTGAATCGTCAGGACGGCCATGGCAAGACAGGGAGCAACAAGCTAAGCACAGCACATGTGTTTTATCAAACGCTTTGTAGGTGATAGTTGGTTCCTGTACCATCACTGCTATGTTCTGCACGACCAGGGAAGCGGCCAGTCTGGTAGGGTGTACGCTCCGCCAGGTGCAGTATTGGCGCACCAAGGGCCTGGTGGTGCCAGTGGTCAACCCGCAAGGGACAGGTCACAGCGCCTACTACAGCGACGAGAACCTGCGGGACTTAGCCATCGTCCACTACCTGGTGCAACGGGGGTATGACTTGCAGGCGGTGGCGGACGTGCTGTCGGCTATCCGGCGCTTGGGGCTAGAGCAGGCCGAGCGGTTGCTGGTGCGCTGGGATGAGCGGCAACAACAGCTGGTGGTGGAAGCACTGGACAGGGGCCAACTGGAGCGGGAACTGGCAAAGGGAACCTTCAGCCTGACGGTGATTCCGCTGGGGGAGTTACAGCGGCAAATTCAGCAAAAGGTCTCCACCGGGCCAGCGTTGGCGGCGGAGCGGGTGCGGTGGCGGTTGCACCGTGCTGGCTGGGATGAGCGTCCCCACGAAGTCCAGGTGGGTCAAGCCATCCGGTTTCCTGGTCGTCGCCGCCGGGTCGTGGCTGATTACGTCCTGCGGCACGGGGAGTGGGGGCCGATAGCGGTAGTGGAAGTCAAGGCTGGTTACCTGCCTGCG
Above is a window of Gloeomargarita sp. SKYB120 DNA encoding:
- a CDS encoding MerR family transcriptional regulator translates to MFCTTREAASLVGCTLRQVQYWRTKGLVVPVVNPQGTGHSAYYSDENLRDLAIVHYLVQRGYDLQAVADVLSAIRRLGLEQAERLLVRWDERQQQLVVEALDRGQLERELAKGTFSLTVIPLGELQRQIQQKVSTGPALAAERVRWRLHRAGWDERPHEVQVGQAIRFPGRRRRVVADYVLRHGEWGPIAVVEVKAGYLPADAGLAQAKRAASVLGVRFAYATNGVQVLEYDLIRGVTVWRWDFPTPQQLWERMREQLTG